The Saccopteryx leptura isolate mSacLep1 chromosome 2, mSacLep1_pri_phased_curated, whole genome shotgun sequence genome has a window encoding:
- the GRIN1 gene encoding glutamate receptor ionotropic, NMDA 1 isoform X8: protein MSTMRLLTLALLFSCSFARAACDPKIVNIGAVLSTRKHEQVFREAVNQANKRHGSWKIQLNATSVTHKPNAIQMALSVCEDLISSQVYAILVSHPPTPNDHFTPTPVSYTAGFYRIPVLGLTTRMSIYSDKSIHLSFLRTVPPYSHQSSVWFEMMRVYSWNHIILLVSDDHEGRAAQKRLETLLEERESKSKKRNYENLDQLSYDNKRGPKAEKVLQFDPGTKNVTALLMEARELEARVIILSASEDDAATVYRAAAMLNMTGSGYVWLVGEREISGNALRYAPDGIIGLQLINGKNESAHISDAVGVVAQAVHELLEKENITDPPRGCVGNTNIWKTGPLFKRVLMSSKYADGVTGRVEFNEDGDRKFANYSIMNLQNRKLVQVGIYNGTHVIPNDRKIIWPGGETEKPRGYQMSTRLKIVTIHQEPFVYVKPTLNDGTCKEEITVNGDPVKKVICTGPNDTSPGSPRHTVPQCCYGFCIDLLIKLARTMNFTYEVHLVADGKFGTQERVNNSNKKEWNGMMGELLSGQADMIVAPLTINNERAQYIEFSKPFKYQGLTILVKKEIPRSTLDSFMQPFQSTLWLLVGLSVHVVAVMLYLLDRFSPFGRFKVNSEEEEEDALTLSSAMWFSWGVLLNSGIGEGAPRSFSARILGMVWAGFAMIIVASYTANLAAFLVLDRPEERITGINDPRLRNPSDKFIYATVKQSSVDIYFRRQVELSTMYRHMEKHNYESAAEAIQAVRDNKLHAFIWDSAVLEFEASQKCDLVTTGELFFRSGFGIGMRKDSPWKQNVSLSILKSHENGFMEDLDKTWVRYQECDSRSNAPATLTFENMAGVFMLVAGGIVAGIFLIFIEIAYKRHKDARRKQMQLAFAAVNVWRKNLQDRKSGRAEPDPKKKATFRAITSTLASSFKRRRSSKDTSTGGGRGALQNQKDTVLPRRAIEREEGQLQMCARHRES, encoded by the exons ATGAGCACCATGCGTCTGCTGACCCTCGCCCTGCTTTTCTCCTGCTCCTTCGCCCGTGCCGCCTGCGACCCCAAGATCGTCAACATCGGCGCGGTGCTGAGCACGCGGAAGCACGAGCAGGTGTTCCGCGAGGCCGTGAACCAGGCCAACAAGCGGCACGGCTCCTGGAAGATCCAGCTCAACGCAACCTCCGTCACCCACAAGCCCAACGCCATCCAGATGGCCCTGTCGGTGTGCGAGGACCTCATCTCCAGCCAG GTCTACGCCATCCTAGTCAGCCATCCACCCACCCCCAATGACcacttcacccccacccccgtttccTACACAGCCGGCTTCTACCGCATCCCCGTCCTGGGGCTGACCACCCGCATGTCCATCTATTCAGACAAG AGCATCCACCTGAGCTTCCTGCGCACGGTGCCGCCCTACTCCCACCAGTCGAGCGTCTGGTTCGAGATGATGCGCGTCTACAGCTGGAACCACATCATCCTCCTGGTCAGCGACGACCACGAGGGCCGCGCGGCGCAGAAGCGCCTGGAGACGCTGCTGGAGGAGCGCGAGTCCAAG AGTAAAAAAAGGAACTATGAAAACCTCGACCAACTGTCCTATGACAACAAGCGCGGACCCAAG GCTGAGAAAGTGCTGCAGTTTGACCCGGGGACCAAGAACGTGACGGCCCTGCTGATGGAGGCGCGGGAGTTGGAGGCCCGGGTCATCATCCTCTCTGCCAG CGAGGACGACGCTGCCACCGTGTACCGCGCAGCGGCCATGCTGAACATGACTGGCTCGGGGTACGTGTGGCTGGTAGGGGAGCGCGAGATCTCGGGGAACGCCCTGCGCTACGCCCCTGACG GCATCATCGGGCTGCAGCTCATCAACGGCAAGAACGAGTCGGCCCACATCAGCGACGCGGTGGGCGTGGTGGCCCAGGCGGTGCACGAGCTCCTGGAGAAGGAAAACATCACCGACCCGCCGCGGGGCTGCGTGGGCAACACCAACATCTGGAAAACCGGGCCGCTCTTTAAGAG AGTGCTGATGTCTTCCAAGTATGCGGATGGGGTGACTGGCCGTGTGGAGTTCAACGAGGACGGGGACCGTAAATTTGCCAACTACAGCATCATGAACCTGCAGAACCGCAAGCTGGTGCAAGTGGGCATCTACAACGGCACCCAC GTCATCCCCAATGACCGGAAGATCATCTGGCCGggcggagagacagagaaacctcGAGGATACCAGATGTCCACCAGGCTGAAG ATCGTGACGATCCACCAGGAGCCCTTCGTGTATGTCAAGCCCACGCTGAACGATGGCACGTGCAAGGAGGAAATCACAGTCAACGGGGACCCCGTCAAGAAAGTGATCTGCACCGGGCCCAACGACACCTCGCCGGGAAGCC CACGCCACACGGTGCCTCAGTGCTGCTACGGCTTCTGCATCGACCTGCTCATCAAGCTGGCGCGGACCATGAACTTCACCTATGAGGTGCACCTGGTGGCCGATGGCAAGTTCGGCACTCAAGAGCGG GTGAacaacagcaataaaaaggagTGGAACGGGATGATGGGTGAGCTGCTCAGCGGGCAGGCGGACATGATCGTGGCCCCGCTGACCATCAACAACGAACGTGCACAGTACATCGAATTTTCCAAGCCTTTCAAGTACCAGGGCCTGACCATTCTGGTCAAGAAG GAGATCCCCCGGAGCACCCTGGACTCCTTCATGCAGCCCTTCCAGAGCACGCTGTGGCTTCTGGTGGGGCTGTCGGTGCACGTGGTGGCCGTGATGCTGTACCTGCTGGACCGCTTCAG CCCCTTCGGCCGGTTCAAGGTGAACAgcgaagaagaggaagaggacgCGCTGACCCTGTCTTCCGCCATGTGGTTCTCCTGGGGCGTCCTGCTCAACTCTGGCATCGGAGAAG GCGCCCCCCGAAGTTTCTCCGCACGCATCCTGGGCATGGTGTGGGCCGGCTTCGCCATGATCATCGTGGCCTCCTACACTGCCAACCTGGCTGCCTTCCTGGTTCTGGACCGGCCCGAGGAGCGCATCACAGGCATCAACGACCCGCGG CTGAGGAACCCCTCGGACAAGTTCATCTACGCGACGGTGAAACAGAGTTCGGTGGACATCTACTTCCGGCGGCAGGTGGAGCTGAGCACCATGTACCGGCACATGGAGAAGCATAATTACGAGAGTGCGGCCGAGGCCATCCAGGCCGTGCGAGACAA CAAACTGCACGCCTTCATCTGGGACTCGGCGGTGCTGGAGTTTGAGGCCTCACAGAAGTGCGACCTCGTGACTACCGGCGAGCTGTTCTTCCGCTCTGGCTTCGGCATCGGAATGCGCAAGGACAGCCCCTGGAAGCAGAATGTCTCCTTGTCCATCCTCAA GTCCCACGAGAACGGCTTCATGGAAGACTTAGACAAGACGTGGGTGCGGTACCAGGAGTGTGACTCACGTAGCAATGCGCCTGCTACTCTCACCTTCGAGAACATGGCAG GAGTCTTCATGCTGGTGGCTGGGGGCATCGTGGCTGGCATCTTCCTGATCTTCATTGAAATTGCCTACAAGCGGCACAAGGATGCCCGCCGAAAGCAGATGCAGCTAGCCTTTGCCGCAGTGAACGTGTGGAGAAAGAACCTGCAG GATAGAAAGAGTGGTAGAGCAGAGCCCGACCCTAAAAAGAAAGCCACTTTTAGGGCTATCACCTCCACCCTGGCTTCCAGCTTCAAGAGACGTAGGTCCTCCAAAGACACG AGCACCGGGGGTGGACGCGGCGCTTTGCAAAACCAAAAAGACACAGTGCTGCCGCGACGTGCTATTGAGAGGGAGGAGGGCCAGCTGCAGATGTGTGCCCGACATAGGGAGAGCTGA
- the GRIN1 gene encoding glutamate receptor ionotropic, NMDA 1 isoform X14, whose protein sequence is MSTMRLLTLALLFSCSFARAACDPKIVNIGAVLSTRKHEQVFREAVNQANKRHGSWKIQLNATSVTHKPNAIQMALSVCEDLISSQVYAILVSHPPTPNDHFTPTPVSYTAGFYRIPVLGLTTRMSIYSDKSIHLSFLRTVPPYSHQSSVWFEMMRVYSWNHIILLVSDDHEGRAAQKRLETLLEERESKSKKRNYENLDQLSYDNKRGPKAEKVLQFDPGTKNVTALLMEARELEARVIILSASEDDAATVYRAAAMLNMTGSGYVWLVGEREISGNALRYAPDGIIGLQLINGKNESAHISDAVGVVAQAVHELLEKENITDPPRGCVGNTNIWKTGPLFKRVLMSSKYADGVTGRVEFNEDGDRKFANYSIMNLQNRKLVQVGIYNGTHVIPNDRKIIWPGGETEKPRGYQMSTRLKIVTIHQEPFVYVKPTLNDGTCKEEITVNGDPVKKVICTGPNDTSPGSPRHTVPQCCYGFCIDLLIKLARTMNFTYEVHLVADGKFGTQERVNNSNKKEWNGMMGELLSGQADMIVAPLTINNERAQYIEFSKPFKYQGLTILVKKEIPRSTLDSFMQPFQSTLWLLVGLSVHVVAVMLYLLDRFSPFGRFKVNSEEEEEDALTLSSAMWFSWGVLLNSGIGEGAPRSFSARILGMVWAGFAMIIVASYTANLAAFLVLDRPEERITGINDPRLRNPSDKFIYATVKQSSVDIYFRRQVELSTMYRHMEKHNYESAAEAIQAVRDNKLHAFIWDSAVLEFEASQKCDLVTTGELFFRSGFGIGMRKDSPWKQNVSLSILKSHENGFMEDLDKTWVRYQECDSRSNAPATLTFENMAGVFMLVAGGIVAGIFLIFIEIAYKRHKDARRKQMQLAFAAVNVWRKNLQSTGGGRGALQNQKDTVLPRRAIEREEGQLQMCARHRES, encoded by the exons ATGAGCACCATGCGTCTGCTGACCCTCGCCCTGCTTTTCTCCTGCTCCTTCGCCCGTGCCGCCTGCGACCCCAAGATCGTCAACATCGGCGCGGTGCTGAGCACGCGGAAGCACGAGCAGGTGTTCCGCGAGGCCGTGAACCAGGCCAACAAGCGGCACGGCTCCTGGAAGATCCAGCTCAACGCAACCTCCGTCACCCACAAGCCCAACGCCATCCAGATGGCCCTGTCGGTGTGCGAGGACCTCATCTCCAGCCAG GTCTACGCCATCCTAGTCAGCCATCCACCCACCCCCAATGACcacttcacccccacccccgtttccTACACAGCCGGCTTCTACCGCATCCCCGTCCTGGGGCTGACCACCCGCATGTCCATCTATTCAGACAAG AGCATCCACCTGAGCTTCCTGCGCACGGTGCCGCCCTACTCCCACCAGTCGAGCGTCTGGTTCGAGATGATGCGCGTCTACAGCTGGAACCACATCATCCTCCTGGTCAGCGACGACCACGAGGGCCGCGCGGCGCAGAAGCGCCTGGAGACGCTGCTGGAGGAGCGCGAGTCCAAG AGTAAAAAAAGGAACTATGAAAACCTCGACCAACTGTCCTATGACAACAAGCGCGGACCCAAG GCTGAGAAAGTGCTGCAGTTTGACCCGGGGACCAAGAACGTGACGGCCCTGCTGATGGAGGCGCGGGAGTTGGAGGCCCGGGTCATCATCCTCTCTGCCAG CGAGGACGACGCTGCCACCGTGTACCGCGCAGCGGCCATGCTGAACATGACTGGCTCGGGGTACGTGTGGCTGGTAGGGGAGCGCGAGATCTCGGGGAACGCCCTGCGCTACGCCCCTGACG GCATCATCGGGCTGCAGCTCATCAACGGCAAGAACGAGTCGGCCCACATCAGCGACGCGGTGGGCGTGGTGGCCCAGGCGGTGCACGAGCTCCTGGAGAAGGAAAACATCACCGACCCGCCGCGGGGCTGCGTGGGCAACACCAACATCTGGAAAACCGGGCCGCTCTTTAAGAG AGTGCTGATGTCTTCCAAGTATGCGGATGGGGTGACTGGCCGTGTGGAGTTCAACGAGGACGGGGACCGTAAATTTGCCAACTACAGCATCATGAACCTGCAGAACCGCAAGCTGGTGCAAGTGGGCATCTACAACGGCACCCAC GTCATCCCCAATGACCGGAAGATCATCTGGCCGggcggagagacagagaaacctcGAGGATACCAGATGTCCACCAGGCTGAAG ATCGTGACGATCCACCAGGAGCCCTTCGTGTATGTCAAGCCCACGCTGAACGATGGCACGTGCAAGGAGGAAATCACAGTCAACGGGGACCCCGTCAAGAAAGTGATCTGCACCGGGCCCAACGACACCTCGCCGGGAAGCC CACGCCACACGGTGCCTCAGTGCTGCTACGGCTTCTGCATCGACCTGCTCATCAAGCTGGCGCGGACCATGAACTTCACCTATGAGGTGCACCTGGTGGCCGATGGCAAGTTCGGCACTCAAGAGCGG GTGAacaacagcaataaaaaggagTGGAACGGGATGATGGGTGAGCTGCTCAGCGGGCAGGCGGACATGATCGTGGCCCCGCTGACCATCAACAACGAACGTGCACAGTACATCGAATTTTCCAAGCCTTTCAAGTACCAGGGCCTGACCATTCTGGTCAAGAAG GAGATCCCCCGGAGCACCCTGGACTCCTTCATGCAGCCCTTCCAGAGCACGCTGTGGCTTCTGGTGGGGCTGTCGGTGCACGTGGTGGCCGTGATGCTGTACCTGCTGGACCGCTTCAG CCCCTTCGGCCGGTTCAAGGTGAACAgcgaagaagaggaagaggacgCGCTGACCCTGTCTTCCGCCATGTGGTTCTCCTGGGGCGTCCTGCTCAACTCTGGCATCGGAGAAG GCGCCCCCCGAAGTTTCTCCGCACGCATCCTGGGCATGGTGTGGGCCGGCTTCGCCATGATCATCGTGGCCTCCTACACTGCCAACCTGGCTGCCTTCCTGGTTCTGGACCGGCCCGAGGAGCGCATCACAGGCATCAACGACCCGCGG CTGAGGAACCCCTCGGACAAGTTCATCTACGCGACGGTGAAACAGAGTTCGGTGGACATCTACTTCCGGCGGCAGGTGGAGCTGAGCACCATGTACCGGCACATGGAGAAGCATAATTACGAGAGTGCGGCCGAGGCCATCCAGGCCGTGCGAGACAA CAAACTGCACGCCTTCATCTGGGACTCGGCGGTGCTGGAGTTTGAGGCCTCACAGAAGTGCGACCTCGTGACTACCGGCGAGCTGTTCTTCCGCTCTGGCTTCGGCATCGGAATGCGCAAGGACAGCCCCTGGAAGCAGAATGTCTCCTTGTCCATCCTCAA GTCCCACGAGAACGGCTTCATGGAAGACTTAGACAAGACGTGGGTGCGGTACCAGGAGTGTGACTCACGTAGCAATGCGCCTGCTACTCTCACCTTCGAGAACATGGCAG GAGTCTTCATGCTGGTGGCTGGGGGCATCGTGGCTGGCATCTTCCTGATCTTCATTGAAATTGCCTACAAGCGGCACAAGGATGCCCGCCGAAAGCAGATGCAGCTAGCCTTTGCCGCAGTGAACGTGTGGAGAAAGAACCTGCAG AGCACCGGGGGTGGACGCGGCGCTTTGCAAAACCAAAAAGACACAGTGCTGCCGCGACGTGCTATTGAGAGGGAGGAGGGCCAGCTGCAGATGTGTGCCCGACATAGGGAGAGCTGA
- the GRIN1 gene encoding glutamate receptor ionotropic, NMDA 1 isoform X3 yields MSTMRLLTLALLFSCSFARAACDPKIVNIGAVLSTRKHEQVFREAVNQANKRHGSWKIQLNATSVTHKPNAIQMALSVCEDLISSQVYAILVSHPPTPNDHFTPTPVSYTAGFYRIPVLGLTTRMSIYSDKSIHLSFLRTVPPYSHQSSVWFEMMRVYSWNHIILLVSDDHEGRAAQKRLETLLEERESKSKKRNYENLDQLSYDNKRGPKAEKVLQFDPGTKNVTALLMEARELEARVIILSASEDDAATVYRAAAMLNMTGSGYVWLVGEREISGNALRYAPDGIIGLQLINGKNESAHISDAVGVVAQAVHELLEKENITDPPRGCVGNTNIWKTGPLFKRVLMSSKYADGVTGRVEFNEDGDRKFANYSIMNLQNRKLVQVGIYNGTHVIPNDRKIIWPGGETEKPRGYQMSTRLKIVTIHQEPFVYVKPTLNDGTCKEEITVNGDPVKKVICTGPNDTSPGSPRHTVPQCCYGFCIDLLIKLARTMNFTYEVHLVADGKFGTQERVNNSNKKEWNGMMGELLSGQADMIVAPLTINNERAQYIEFSKPFKYQGLTILVKKEIPRSTLDSFMQPFQSTLWLLVGLSVHVVAVMLYLLDRFSPFGRFKVNSEEEEEDALTLSSAMWFSWGVLLNSGIGEGAAIPGPALHRPVPCTAPSRPRVARRPAADRPPPTGAPRSFSARILGMVWAGFAMIIVASYTANLAAFLVLDRPEERITGINDPRLRNPSDKFIYATVKQSSVDIYFRRQVELSTMYRHMEKHNYESAAEAIQAVRDNKLHAFIWDSAVLEFEASQKCDLVTTGELFFRSGFGIGMRKDSPWKQNVSLSILKSHENGFMEDLDKTWVRYQECDSRSNAPATLTFENMAGVFMLVAGGIVAGIFLIFIEIAYKRHKDARRKQMQLAFAAVNVWRKNLQDRKSGRAEPDPKKKATFRAITSTLASSFKRRRSSKDTSTGGGRGALQNQKDTVLPRRAIEREEGQLQMCARHRES; encoded by the exons ATGAGCACCATGCGTCTGCTGACCCTCGCCCTGCTTTTCTCCTGCTCCTTCGCCCGTGCCGCCTGCGACCCCAAGATCGTCAACATCGGCGCGGTGCTGAGCACGCGGAAGCACGAGCAGGTGTTCCGCGAGGCCGTGAACCAGGCCAACAAGCGGCACGGCTCCTGGAAGATCCAGCTCAACGCAACCTCCGTCACCCACAAGCCCAACGCCATCCAGATGGCCCTGTCGGTGTGCGAGGACCTCATCTCCAGCCAG GTCTACGCCATCCTAGTCAGCCATCCACCCACCCCCAATGACcacttcacccccacccccgtttccTACACAGCCGGCTTCTACCGCATCCCCGTCCTGGGGCTGACCACCCGCATGTCCATCTATTCAGACAAG AGCATCCACCTGAGCTTCCTGCGCACGGTGCCGCCCTACTCCCACCAGTCGAGCGTCTGGTTCGAGATGATGCGCGTCTACAGCTGGAACCACATCATCCTCCTGGTCAGCGACGACCACGAGGGCCGCGCGGCGCAGAAGCGCCTGGAGACGCTGCTGGAGGAGCGCGAGTCCAAG AGTAAAAAAAGGAACTATGAAAACCTCGACCAACTGTCCTATGACAACAAGCGCGGACCCAAG GCTGAGAAAGTGCTGCAGTTTGACCCGGGGACCAAGAACGTGACGGCCCTGCTGATGGAGGCGCGGGAGTTGGAGGCCCGGGTCATCATCCTCTCTGCCAG CGAGGACGACGCTGCCACCGTGTACCGCGCAGCGGCCATGCTGAACATGACTGGCTCGGGGTACGTGTGGCTGGTAGGGGAGCGCGAGATCTCGGGGAACGCCCTGCGCTACGCCCCTGACG GCATCATCGGGCTGCAGCTCATCAACGGCAAGAACGAGTCGGCCCACATCAGCGACGCGGTGGGCGTGGTGGCCCAGGCGGTGCACGAGCTCCTGGAGAAGGAAAACATCACCGACCCGCCGCGGGGCTGCGTGGGCAACACCAACATCTGGAAAACCGGGCCGCTCTTTAAGAG AGTGCTGATGTCTTCCAAGTATGCGGATGGGGTGACTGGCCGTGTGGAGTTCAACGAGGACGGGGACCGTAAATTTGCCAACTACAGCATCATGAACCTGCAGAACCGCAAGCTGGTGCAAGTGGGCATCTACAACGGCACCCAC GTCATCCCCAATGACCGGAAGATCATCTGGCCGggcggagagacagagaaacctcGAGGATACCAGATGTCCACCAGGCTGAAG ATCGTGACGATCCACCAGGAGCCCTTCGTGTATGTCAAGCCCACGCTGAACGATGGCACGTGCAAGGAGGAAATCACAGTCAACGGGGACCCCGTCAAGAAAGTGATCTGCACCGGGCCCAACGACACCTCGCCGGGAAGCC CACGCCACACGGTGCCTCAGTGCTGCTACGGCTTCTGCATCGACCTGCTCATCAAGCTGGCGCGGACCATGAACTTCACCTATGAGGTGCACCTGGTGGCCGATGGCAAGTTCGGCACTCAAGAGCGG GTGAacaacagcaataaaaaggagTGGAACGGGATGATGGGTGAGCTGCTCAGCGGGCAGGCGGACATGATCGTGGCCCCGCTGACCATCAACAACGAACGTGCACAGTACATCGAATTTTCCAAGCCTTTCAAGTACCAGGGCCTGACCATTCTGGTCAAGAAG GAGATCCCCCGGAGCACCCTGGACTCCTTCATGCAGCCCTTCCAGAGCACGCTGTGGCTTCTGGTGGGGCTGTCGGTGCACGTGGTGGCCGTGATGCTGTACCTGCTGGACCGCTTCAG CCCCTTCGGCCGGTTCAAGGTGAACAgcgaagaagaggaagaggacgCGCTGACCCTGTCTTCCGCCATGTGGTTCTCCTGGGGCGTCCTGCTCAACTCTGGCATCGGAGAAGGTGCGGCTATTCCAGGCCCTGCCCTGCACCGCCCCGTCCCCTGCACCGCCCCGTCCCGTCCCCGCGTCGCCCGCAGGCCCGCAGCTGACCGTCCTCCACCCACAGGCGCCCCCCGAAGTTTCTCCGCACGCATCCTGGGCATGGTGTGGGCCGGCTTCGCCATGATCATCGTGGCCTCCTACACTGCCAACCTGGCTGCCTTCCTGGTTCTGGACCGGCCCGAGGAGCGCATCACAGGCATCAACGACCCGCGG CTGAGGAACCCCTCGGACAAGTTCATCTACGCGACGGTGAAACAGAGTTCGGTGGACATCTACTTCCGGCGGCAGGTGGAGCTGAGCACCATGTACCGGCACATGGAGAAGCATAATTACGAGAGTGCGGCCGAGGCCATCCAGGCCGTGCGAGACAA CAAACTGCACGCCTTCATCTGGGACTCGGCGGTGCTGGAGTTTGAGGCCTCACAGAAGTGCGACCTCGTGACTACCGGCGAGCTGTTCTTCCGCTCTGGCTTCGGCATCGGAATGCGCAAGGACAGCCCCTGGAAGCAGAATGTCTCCTTGTCCATCCTCAA GTCCCACGAGAACGGCTTCATGGAAGACTTAGACAAGACGTGGGTGCGGTACCAGGAGTGTGACTCACGTAGCAATGCGCCTGCTACTCTCACCTTCGAGAACATGGCAG GAGTCTTCATGCTGGTGGCTGGGGGCATCGTGGCTGGCATCTTCCTGATCTTCATTGAAATTGCCTACAAGCGGCACAAGGATGCCCGCCGAAAGCAGATGCAGCTAGCCTTTGCCGCAGTGAACGTGTGGAGAAAGAACCTGCAG GATAGAAAGAGTGGTAGAGCAGAGCCCGACCCTAAAAAGAAAGCCACTTTTAGGGCTATCACCTCCACCCTGGCTTCCAGCTTCAAGAGACGTAGGTCCTCCAAAGACACG AGCACCGGGGGTGGACGCGGCGCTTTGCAAAACCAAAAAGACACAGTGCTGCCGCGACGTGCTATTGAGAGGGAGGAGGGCCAGCTGCAGATGTGTGCCCGACATAGGGAGAGCTGA